One Acutalibacter muris DNA window includes the following coding sequences:
- a CDS encoding flagellar motor switch protein FliM, with translation MPEVLSQSQIDALLNSMNSGGAGQAPAEEEPQEKKYRKYDFSSPRKFTKDRLKMLNSIFDNYSRVLTTRINGLVHATCEISVESVEEQRYFEFSNALSDSAVLTTAHLILKEEMEDTPVLFYASAPIMVSMMDRMTGGNGDVDSLPDEYTYTELDLKLFEVLMKDFISMMGVTWENYIQLEFEFGRVENNPTLVQLIGLEETVVLIDMKVAFSNVEGSISVVLPEAVLSEIFTQINAGTASKRSSEDNSEEIFDNLRESTLEIRAELARTTLRLDDVYRLNVGDVIDLNQKKDSTLNLYVGGQRWFNGLMGVSDKKLAVKIKEVYHNAGRRDRIANEQ, from the coding sequence ATGCCAGAGGTATTATCCCAAAGCCAGATAGACGCCCTGCTGAACTCCATGAACAGCGGGGGCGCAGGGCAGGCCCCCGCTGAGGAGGAGCCGCAGGAAAAGAAATACAGAAAGTACGACTTCAGCAGCCCGAGGAAATTTACCAAAGACAGGCTGAAGATGCTCAACTCCATCTTTGACAACTACTCCCGAGTGCTGACCACCAGGATAAACGGTCTGGTCCACGCCACCTGCGAGATCAGTGTGGAGTCGGTGGAGGAACAAAGGTATTTTGAATTCTCCAACGCCCTTTCGGACAGCGCGGTGCTGACCACGGCCCACCTGATACTCAAAGAGGAGATGGAGGACACCCCGGTGCTGTTCTACGCCTCGGCACCCATAATGGTGAGCATGATGGACCGCATGACCGGCGGCAATGGGGACGTGGACAGCCTGCCGGACGAGTACACATATACCGAACTTGACCTTAAGCTCTTTGAGGTGCTTATGAAGGACTTTATAAGCATGATGGGCGTCACCTGGGAGAACTACATACAGCTGGAGTTCGAGTTCGGCCGGGTGGAGAACAACCCGACTCTTGTGCAGCTTATCGGCCTTGAGGAGACGGTGGTGCTGATAGATATGAAGGTGGCCTTCTCCAACGTGGAGGGGAGCATAAGCGTGGTGCTGCCCGAGGCCGTACTGTCGGAGATATTTACACAGATAAACGCCGGCACCGCCAGCAAGAGGAGCAGCGAGGACAACTCTGAGGAGATCTTCGACAACCTGAGGGAATCCACCCTTGAGATTCGGGCGGAGCTTGCCCGGACCACTCTGCGGCTGGACGATGTGTACAGGCTGAACGTGGGAGACGTGATAGACCTGAACCAGAAGAAGGACAGCACCCTTAACCTGTATGTAGGCGGGCAGAGGTGGTTTAACGGACTGATGGGGGTCAGCGATAAAAAGCTGGCCGTGAAGATAAAAGAGGTGTACCATAACGCCGGAAGAAGGGACAGAATAGCAAATGAGCAATGA
- a CDS encoding OmpA/MotB family protein — protein sequence MKKKSGGGEGGGANWMDTYGDMVTLLLCFFVLLYSMSTIDENKWKALVQSFNPNATPSETEIEAGDEHGPFADPNELEAGIMDPNMLKELMEAAQEASMAGQQGQVDKEIDQLYEQLKSLVEASGANIEITKGDGYVFLSLVDTVFFYPDQYVMLPEGRELLNQIAPILKAAAPSIDEIRISGHTAQGQDDAENDPEGDRMLSAQRAAQVSYYLQQLCRPKDSSDQGLDPARIVGQSFGQWRPIAANDDDNRRKNRRVEMTITGKDLGSKLGDALEQYYTQREGGSLKEDESSAPAESAGATDQSGQEG from the coding sequence ATGAAAAAGAAAAGCGGCGGCGGTGAAGGCGGCGGCGCGAACTGGATGGACACCTATGGCGACATGGTCACGCTTCTGTTATGCTTTTTTGTGCTGCTGTACTCCATGTCAACCATCGACGAAAACAAGTGGAAGGCCCTGGTCCAGAGCTTCAACCCCAACGCCACTCCCTCGGAAACGGAGATAGAGGCGGGCGACGAGCACGGCCCCTTTGCCGACCCCAACGAGCTGGAGGCGGGCATTATGGACCCCAATATGCTCAAGGAGCTGATGGAGGCGGCCCAGGAGGCCTCCATGGCGGGACAGCAGGGACAGGTGGATAAGGAGATAGACCAGCTCTATGAGCAGCTAAAGAGCCTGGTGGAGGCTTCCGGCGCGAACATAGAGATAACAAAGGGCGACGGCTATGTGTTCCTGTCCCTGGTGGATACGGTGTTCTTCTACCCTGACCAGTATGTGATGCTGCCCGAGGGCCGGGAGCTCTTAAACCAGATAGCCCCGATACTGAAGGCGGCAGCCCCGTCCATTGACGAGATACGCATATCGGGACACACGGCCCAGGGCCAGGACGACGCGGAAAACGACCCCGAGGGCGACCGTATGCTTTCGGCCCAGAGGGCGGCGCAGGTGTCCTACTATCTGCAGCAGCTCTGCCGGCCAAAGGACAGTTCGGACCAGGGACTGGATCCCGCCAGGATAGTGGGACAGTCCTTCGGCCAGTGGAGGCCCATTGCGGCCAATGACGACGATAACCGCCGCAAGAACAGGCGGGTGGAGATGACCATCACCGGCAAGGACCTGGGCAGCAAGCTTGGCGACGCGCTTGAACAATACTATACCCAGCGCGAGGGCGGTTCTTTGAAGGAAGACGAGAGCTCTGCCCCGGCGGAGAGCGCGGGCGCGACGGACCAAAGCGGTCAGGAGGGTTAA
- a CDS encoding motility protein A, whose protein sequence is MNIAYIIGMVICIAVLVLGLAGGLPPYHFEQIGNFFDPSSIMIVIGCSIAIVLASFPLKTFLSIPKHFAVMLKNPKQKPETIIDALVDLAQIARKDGLLALEEKAGEQEDPFFKQAIMLIVDANDPDRVRATLENDIECMSDRHNAAAALYDKASAVSPAFGMVGTLVGLINMLKQMDPTEGSSDLGANMSVALITTFYGCLLAHMIFGPVANNLRIRDSEEVLNKMIIVEGITCIQAGENPKMLREKLLTFVAQKQREKLAEGSGSSGGEG, encoded by the coding sequence ATGAATATAGCTTATATTATCGGCATGGTGATATGTATCGCGGTGCTGGTGCTGGGCCTTGCAGGAGGCCTGCCACCCTATCACTTTGAGCAGATAGGGAACTTCTTCGACCCCTCCAGTATTATGATAGTTATAGGCTGCTCCATCGCCATCGTGCTGGCGAGCTTCCCGCTGAAGACCTTCCTGAGCATACCCAAGCACTTTGCCGTTATGCTCAAGAACCCTAAGCAGAAGCCCGAGACCATTATCGACGCCCTGGTGGACCTGGCGCAGATAGCCCGTAAGGACGGCCTTCTGGCCCTGGAGGAGAAGGCCGGCGAGCAGGAGGACCCCTTCTTCAAGCAGGCCATCATGCTCATTGTGGACGCCAACGATCCCGACCGGGTGCGGGCCACTTTGGAGAACGACATCGAGTGCATGTCGGACCGGCACAACGCCGCGGCGGCCCTGTACGACAAGGCCTCGGCGGTGTCCCCGGCCTTCGGCATGGTGGGCACGCTGGTGGGACTTATCAATATGCTCAAGCAGATGGACCCCACAGAAGGCTCCTCGGACCTTGGGGCGAACATGAGCGTGGCCCTGATTACCACCTTCTACGGCTGCCTTCTGGCCCATATGATATTCGGGCCCGTGGCCAACAACCTGCGCATAAGGGACAGCGAGGAGGTCCTCAACAAGATGATAATCGTCGAGGGCATCACCTGCATCCAGGCCGGCGAGAACCCCAAGATGCTAAGGGAAAAGCTTTTGACCTTTGTGGCCCAGAAGCAGCGGGAGAAGCTGGCCGAGGGCTCGGGCAGCTCCGGCGGCGAGGGCTGA